The DNA region GCCGGACATGAATGCCATGTCATGCCCCCGCCTTCAGGGTGGTGATCACTTCACCAGCGATGTCCTTGACCTTGTCACAAGCCGCCCGCCCCGGCCCACCTTGCGAAAACACATGGAACGCCAGTTCATCACGAACGCCGACAATCACCTTGCAATGTCCTCGGTCGCGGTCATCGAGGCCATCCACGAACACTCCGGGGTAGCCGGCTACGGTGGTGGGCTCGAAATACGCAGCTTCCCCCGGTTTCTGCATGGCCCGGTAGGTGTCGGACAGCCCGTTTCGATTGGGCGAAATGAACCCGACCGTGTAGTCCGCCCGCCTTTCCTTGTCCGACCACGAGCAGAACGGATCGCCGACACCCTGGTCTTGCGCACCCTCGGCTTCCAGGCCCAATCCGGTGGATTGGGTGGAGGCGAGCAGGGTGCAGGGTTTGCCGATGAACCCGGCAGCGTCGAGCGGCTTTGTGACCTTGGGCGCTGATTTGGGGTCGTCGTCCTTGGATGGGCTGGTGGCCGAGGTCGTCGGTGTCCCCGTGTCTCTCGCGACCGGGGTTCCCTTCTCAGTGCACCCGCTGAGCGCGGAGGTAGCGAGAACGGCACCGATGATTGCCAGATTGATGCGGGTTCGCATGGTGTTCAGGCTCCATCCGAGGCGCGCACCGTCGAGGTGTTGTGGCCTTCGGTGTTCTCGTAGCGGTTGCGGGCATCGGTCAGCTTGTCGATGTAGCCCTGCGCGTAGGCGCGCATCGCGCGATTGTGCTCGATCGCCTTCTGCAGGCTGTCGCGGGTGGCCTTGGCTTCGAGGTCGCTCATCTCGTCGTCGGCAGGTGCCTCGACAAGGTCGAAGGCATCATCGAGCTTGCGGCTGCTGACGGTGATCTTCTGTCGAACCACGGTCCATTGGGCTACGAGGGCGTCGAGTTCGGCGATGCTGAGTTTGAAGTGGCCGCCTGAGCCGCCGCCGCCTGCTTGGACGTGGCCGCCGGTGCCCCACGGGATCAGGTCGTTGACGGTGTTGATGACACGGCCGACGGTGACTTCGGCGTTGAGCTGTTGCTCGGTCGTGCCGGGTCCGGTGGCTCCCTCTGGCATCGCTCCCCCTTGCTGGCTACCGCGACGGAGTTTACCGACTCTATGGAGCCGGTGTGTTGCGTTCTGTGCAACAGGTTCGACGTCGGTCGGGGGTTCTGGGTTTCACGAGCCGTGCCGCCGAACGAGTGTCGCCCGATCGGGCACTGGAGATTCGGATGTGGGCGGCTTGAACATCATCCTCGGGGCCCAGGATTGGTGAGGTTGATGAGTCGCTCAGAAGAAGAAGCACGACTATCAGCGTGGGGAGTTTCTGTCCTTGATGTCCGTCGTGCGCACATTCGGGATGGCGAGTCGGAGTTCGCTCTCTGTGGTGCTTTGTTGGTAGCGGACATCACCCGAGGGCATGTCGCGTGCGACGTTTGTCTGTCCGCCGTACGTTTTTAGGTGTGGAAACAGCGTGCCGCGATCAGGTGGATTCGACGCCCACCGGTCGCGCGGCGAGACGGGAATTCCCTACCGTGTGAGGAATGCACGCGAAAAGTCGGGCGGGCGGACGGAACTCGGGCGTGTCATGACAACCGTGTAAGCCGGAGGTGTACCAAGATCGACTCGCCAGTTTGGCGGTCGGAAGGGACACCGAGTGACTCAGGACACATCGTCGCGTCAGGATGACACGGCGGCGGCACGGCGACTTGCCGAGGCATTCTCGTCCGATGCTATCGACGCATTGTTGAAAGACGCGAAATCGTCGGGAACGCCGATCGATGGTGTGGATGGCTTGCTGAATCAGATGACGAAGGCCGTGCTGGAGCGTGCCTTGCAGGCGGAGATGACCGACCATCTGGGGTATGACGCTGGCGATCCGGCCGGTCGTGGGACCGGTAATTCGCGCAATGGCCGGTCGACCAAGACGGTGTCGACCCGGAACGGCCCGGTCGATATCGAGGTACCGCGGGACCGGAATGGTTCGTTCGAGCCGACGATCGTGCCGAAACGGGCGCGGCGGATCGGCAACATCGACGACATGATCCTGTCGTTGTATTCGCGGGGCATGACGACCCGCGATATCGAGGCACACCTGCGGGAAGTGTACGGGGTGAACGCGTCCCGGGAATTGATCTCGAACATCACCGATGTGGTGGTCGACGAGATCAAGGCATGGCAATCGCGCCCGCTGGACGAGGTGTATCCGATTCTCTATGTCGACGGTATCCGGATCCGGGTCAAGGACAACGGCGTGGTGACGACCAAGGTCGCCTACCTGGCGATCGGCGTCGACGTGGACGGCCGCAAGCACGCCCTGGGCTGCTGGATCCAGGACACCGAGGGCGCGAAGTTCTGGCAGAAGGTCCTCGCGGACCTGCGGAATCGCGGCGTCAAGGACATCCTCATCGTCTGCTGCGATGGTTTGACCGGGCTGCCCGATGCGATTCACGCGATCTTCCCCGACACCGTGGTGCAAACGTGCGTGGTCCACGTCATCCGCAACGCGATGCGGTTCGTGTCCTACGGCGACCGAAAGAAGATCGTCAAGGCGATGAAGGAGATCTACACCGCGCCCACCCTGGAGGCCGCCGAACTCGGCCTGGCCGCATTCGACACACAGTTCGGCGCGCAGTACCCGGGCGCGGTCGACGTGTGGCGGAACGCCTGGGCCGAGTTCATTCCATTCCTCGACTACCCGCCCGAGCTCCGGAAGATCGTGTACACCACGAATGCGATCGAGTCCATCAACTTCCAACTCCGCAAAATCACCAAGAATCGCGGCCACTTCCCCGACAAAGAAGCCGCGATGAAGCTGCTCTACCTCGGACTCCGTAACATCTCCAGCCAACGAGGAGGCGATTCAGGAACCGGGACGCACGGCTGGAAAGTGGCGCTCAACACCTTGATCAACCTCTTCCCAGGTCGCATACTTTTCTGATAACCTACAGATGTAAGCATTTCACCTCTGGCTTACACAGAAATCGTGACAGGCTCGTGAACTCGGCGGTCTGCTGAAAGCCCATCGTGAGAAGGCCGGACTGACCCTTCGAGACCTGGGGGAGCTGGTCGGACGATCCGCCACCCTCCTTCACCGCCTGGAGACTGGGGAGCGCACTGAGACCTCGGAAATCGAGGTAGTGCACTACCTCGCCTCCTGCCGCGTGAGCCACCGGGAGGTCGAGGATCTGGTTCGGTTCTGCAAAGAGGTCAACGTCAACCGGGGATATTGGCTCGCCACAACCGGTCCATGGATGTGTGATTCGCTGCGTTCGCTCGTCTTCCATGAGGCGAGGGCCACCCGGATCGTCAACTATCAGCCGGAGATGATCCCCGGCCTGCTGCAGACTGAGCCTTACATCCAAGCGCTGTTTTCCCGCGAGGACATCCCGAGCGATCAGCGCCAGGAGCGGGTGAACGCCCGCCTTGAACGACAGAAGGTCCTCTTCCGCAACCGCCCCGCGAAGTTCACCTTCATCATCCACGAGCGCGGGTTGCGGCTGGAGGTAGGTGACAACAAGGTGATGGCAGAGCAGCTACTCGCGATGCTGTTCTTCGCCGACCGATGGAACATCAGCATCCGCGTGATCCCCGCTGTCGCACGCCATCGCGGCATCTTCGGCGGTCCCTTCGTCTACTACGACTACGAGAAGTCCTTGCCGCTGACGTATGTCCAGGGGTCTGTGGCGGATTCTTTGTCGAAGACGCCAACTTCCTGGACAAGCAGCGCGCACTCCTTCGGCAGATGGTCAGTGTCGCCCTCGATGAGGAAGAATCCCGGTTGCTCATCGCCGCGCTGGCGGATGAGTACGACCGGGCGGAAGGCACTTGGGATGACCCATGGCGGGTGGCGGAAGAGCAGCTTTAGCAACGACTCGCAGACCGACTGCGTCGAGATCTCTCTTAAGGATGATCACGCGGGTATCCGGGACTCCAAGAATGTCGACGGCCCCCGACTGGCCGTCGACACCCCCGGATGGTCCGCGTTCCTCACAACCGTCAAACGCTGAGCAACTGCGCGCAGCGGATCAGGCCCAGGTGGGAGTACGCCTGCGGGTGGTTGCCCAGTGACCGCTCGGCGATCGGGTCGTACTCCTCCGGCAGCAGACCCGTCGGACCGGCCGCGTCCACGATCTGAGCGAACAGGTCCTCCGCCTCCGGGCGTCGACCCGTCAGCAGATACGCCTCGATCATCCACGCCGCGCACAGGTGGAAACCGCCCTCGTCGCCGGGGAGGCCGTCGTCGCGGTGGTAGCGGTAGACCGTTGAGCCTGACCGCAGTTCCGCTTCGACCGCCGTGACCGTGGCGTGGAAGCGGTCGTCGGTCGGGTCGATCAGGCCGACCATCCCGATCAGCAGGGTCGCCGCGTCCAGATCCGTGCCGTCGTAGGCCGTGGTGAAGGACTTGACCTCGTCGTTCCAGCCGTTGGTGAGCACGTCGGTGGAGATCTGCTCGCGCAGGGCGGCCCACTCGGGCTCCGGTTCGCGGCCGTAGGTCGCGGCCAGGGTCAGCGCGCGGTCGATCGTCAGCCAGCACATGACCTTCGAGTACACGTGGTGGCGCGGGCGGTGCCGCTCTTCCCAGATGCCGTGGTCGGGCTCGTGCCAGCGGCGCGTGACGGCCTCGGCCATCGCGCGGACCATGCGCCAGTCGTCGTCGGTGAGGGTGCCGCGCGCCTGGGACAGCGCGACGACCAGGTCGACCACGGGGCCGAACACGTCGAGCTGGACCTGCTGGTTGGCGAGGTTTCCGACGCGCACCGGGCGTGAACCCGCGTAGCCGGGCAGGGTGTCGATCACGGCTTCGGGGCCGAGGGTGGTGCCCGCGATTGTGTAGAGCGGGTGCAGCCGCTCGGGGCCGGGCAGAGTGGCGAGC from Alloactinosynnema sp. L-07 includes:
- a CDS encoding DUF3558 domain-containing protein; the protein is MRTRINLAIIGAVLATSALSGCTEKGTPVARDTGTPTTSATSPSKDDDPKSAPKVTKPLDAAGFIGKPCTLLASTQSTGLGLEAEGAQDQGVGDPFCSWSDKERRADYTVGFISPNRNGLSDTYRAMQKPGEAAYFEPTTVAGYPGVFVDGLDDRDRGHCKVIVGVRDELAFHVFSQGGPGRAACDKVKDIAGEVITTLKAGA
- a CDS encoding IS256 family transposase, with the translated sequence MTQDTSSRQDDTAAARRLAEAFSSDAIDALLKDAKSSGTPIDGVDGLLNQMTKAVLERALQAEMTDHLGYDAGDPAGRGTGNSRNGRSTKTVSTRNGPVDIEVPRDRNGSFEPTIVPKRARRIGNIDDMILSLYSRGMTTRDIEAHLREVYGVNASRELISNITDVVVDEIKAWQSRPLDEVYPILYVDGIRIRVKDNGVVTTKVAYLAIGVDVDGRKHALGCWIQDTEGAKFWQKVLADLRNRGVKDILIVCCDGLTGLPDAIHAIFPDTVVQTCVVHVIRNAMRFVSYGDRKKIVKAMKEIYTAPTLEAAELGLAAFDTQFGAQYPGAVDVWRNAWAEFIPFLDYPPELRKIVYTTNAIESINFQLRKITKNRGHFPDKEAAMKLLYLGLRNISSQRGGDSGTGTHGWKVALNTLINLFPGRILF
- a CDS encoding Scr1 family TA system antitoxin-like transcriptional regulator; translated protein: MLKAHREKAGLTLRDLGELVGRSATLLHRLETGERTETSEIEVVHYLASCRVSHREVEDLVRFCKEVNVNRGYWLATTGPWMCDSLRSLVFHEARATRIVNYQPEMIPGLLQTEPYIQALFSREDIPSDQRQERVNARLERQKVLFRNRPAKFTFIIHERGLRLEVGDNKVMAEQLLAMLFFADRWNISIRVIPAVARHRGIFGGPFVYYDYEKSLPLTYVQGSVADSLSKTPTSWTSSAHSFGRWSVSPSMRKNPGCSSPRWRMSTTGRKALGMTHGGWRKSSFSNDSQTDCVEISLKDDHAGIRDSKNVDGPRLAVDTPGWSAFLTTVKR